TTAGCTATTTAGCAACAGTTGAGTTGATGGGCTTTGCACTTGCTTCAATTCTTTGCTACTTCTTAGTTCGGTTTCGCTCTGTCAGGATTAATGAAACATTCGCTATTATTGTGTTAGCAGCAACGCACTTAGCGAGTGCTTACTGTGATGATATCAATATTTTTTTAGCATTAAGGGCTATTTCAGGCGTTGCGGCAGGGGTTATTCTTGTTTTAAGTTATGAGTCGTTATCTCAAGAGCTGAACCCCGATTTAGCCTTTGGTAAGGCTATTGCGCTGCAGATGCTATATAGCGGATTACTCTTCCTCGGATTACCCTATGTGATACAAGAGTTTGGTGTCGATAGCTTCTTTTTCTTATTAGCTAGCTTTAGCATCTTACTGCTTGCTTTACCAAAGTTTGAGATTATTGAACCCTTGGAGCAATTCAGTGTTGGAACTGCTGATCTAAATACTAAAATATTAGCCTTGGCTGCAGTATTCATGATTCTTTTGACCCATTCTGGCTGCTGGTCAATGTTGAGTGTAGTGGGAGACAAGCTGCTTATTCAGCCAAAAGAGCAAGGTAGGATCTTGGCCATGGGGACGATGTTTAGCTTGGTGGGGGCTATTTTAGCGAGCTTAGCATCTCTAAGTAGATATAAAAAAATGCTAACTATTTCAGCGTTGTTTGCACAAGCTGGAGTCATCATCCTGTTGTTTACGACCGAAAGTCAGTTACTTTATTTTGTCGCTGTTAGTTTGTTCATGATGTTTTGGAATTTCTTGCTGCCGCTGTTTATGGGGACTATTTCTGAAACTGACGAGCAAGGGGATATTATTAGGTTATCGGTGGCAGCTCAAACAACAGGAGCTGCATTGGGCCCCTATATTTTACTAAGAGGTTGGGTGCTGTCTGAACTGGTTGTTTTTCTGGCTATTACGTTAATGTGTATTCTCCCATTATTATCAAAGAGAAAAGTTTTTACAGAGAAAGGTTAGCGAGTTCAGGATACGTTATGTTTTATACCGTAGAAAAGCAGCACTATTTGGCACTGCTAGTATCTGTGCGCTGGTCTCTAGTGAGAAGTCGCTATTAGCTTGAATCCAAGTCTCAGCAAAGATAAAGCCAGCAGCTACTTCTACCTAGCTCATCATTTTTTTGCTGTTTGATAGTCATTTTTTGGTTTTACATATAACGAGTGCTATCAGCGCCGTTGAAGCAGGCAGTAAGCTCACCATCATTAATTGGCTCTTGCACAGGTGTGATGGTTAAATTTGTAGTTGAAAATACAGTAATTGATAGTACCAAAAGGGATGGTTTCATCGTCATTCCTTTAGATCTTAGTTCGTGTTACGTTTGTTTATGAGTTCATCTTGTCAAGGCTGTGCGAATGGTTTTGATTGGTACCCATCAAGTCATCGAATGGATTAAACATGCTCAATTTAGAACAGCTAAATGCATTTATCGCTGCTGCAGAAAAAGGTTCATTTTCTGCAGCAGCACGACATATTAGAAAAAGCCAAAGCTCGGTGAGTATTGGTGTAAGTAATTTAGAGTTAGATCTTGGGGTGACACTTTTTGATCGTTCAACTAAATACCCCACTTTGACAGAGCAAGGGGAGCGATTATATCAACAAGCTAAAATCTTGTTACGCCAAGCGGAACGAATAGAAAGTTATGCGCAAGGTGCGGTTGAGCAGGTTGAAGATCAAGTAACAATTGCGTTGGATCCGTTAGTCCCTCTTTATACTATCGATTCAACATTAGAAAAAATGGCACAAAAATTCCCCTTCACTCAAGTTAAGCTTGTTAAACTGAGTGGCGAGCATTTGTCTAAAGCAATTTTAAATGACGAGGTTAGTATTGGGATTGGCCTTCCTTCAAAGGCTGTGCCTGATAATCTAGATTTCGTTAATTTTTACGAACTTGAATGGACATGTGTATGCAGTCCTGATTCTAAATTTGCCGATATGGAACTCGTCGATAATGAAACATTAATTGCTGAACGACAAATCGTTTGTAGCAGTATGATTGAAAATGGTGCGCTTTCGGCTATTACTAAGATGTCCCAGCAAATCTGGCAGGCTTATGATCAAGATGATCTCATTAGACTTGTTGAGCAAGGGCTAGGTTGGGCTTTTCTTCCCAAAGGTCTTTTAGATGAGAAACTCGCTTTTGGCACTCTGATTGAATTTATGCCTGAATTTCAACGCTCTCGAATGGTGAGTACGGTAGAAATAACTTGGCGTTCTAATTTACAACATGGCCCAGTCGCTAACTTTATCATTGAAGAACTGACTAAATAACGTCATTTTCGACTGTATTTACAGAGCAAACCATAGCCCTAGTTTTATCTTCTGGCTAATTGACACTTATCGATTTTTAGCAATGTGAAGACCTTATTTAGAATATGTTTTCCGTTACTCTTTATTCTATAAGAACACGTAAGCAGTTAGGCTGATTACGTGTTTTCTATAGTGGTAATTAGCTTTGTGGGCAGTTGAAAGCTTCTCCAATCACAGTACTGCTGTAGGTGCCTTTGGTGCTTGAAATTACAGCGCCTTTGTCACTACCATAAGCCTCGATTCCTTCGTTACTATTATCGACACTTTTCTTTAATACAATGACATTTGCACCTAGCGCTGCAGCTTGATTCTTAGCTTCGTTACGGGCCCCGATCAGAATATCGCGATCAGCAGTGAAGTCTGCTGTCCACCAATTCCCTTGTGGGCTATCGACTTCACCGAGAAAATTACAGTTCTGCGGTTCTGCGTCCATTATTCTAATAGAAGCGGCATTACCGTCAAGTTGGTTAGCTGAGCAACCCGTTAGCGCTACTAAAGCAAGTGCGATAAAACTTTTTTCATAATCATTTCCTCAATCAATATTTGTTTTTTGATTCACGGTATTCCTTGGTTGAGGTGATCTCCTCATCGTTTTCCTGAATCATTTGGTTAGGATGTACTGGCAAGTCGAATAGGTAAACGATTCAATAGGTAGAGTAATGGAGGCTCAGGGTTATTAATTGGCGAGGTAATAAGTACAGAGACCGACATCAAGGATTAAGCCTTTG
This window of the Shewanella sp. Choline-02u-19 genome carries:
- a CDS encoding MFS transporter; amino-acid sequence: MTLYSNKFQSLSTSIKLAVASSIFLLLPSYLNAISVQFETSVYDLSYLATVELMGFALASILCYFLVRFRSVRINETFAIIVLAATHLASAYCDDINIFLALRAISGVAAGVILVLSYESLSQELNPDLAFGKAIALQMLYSGLLFLGLPYVIQEFGVDSFFFLLASFSILLLALPKFEIIEPLEQFSVGTADLNTKILALAAVFMILLTHSGCWSMLSVVGDKLLIQPKEQGRILAMGTMFSLVGAILASLASLSRYKKMLTISALFAQAGVIILLFTTESQLLYFVAVSLFMMFWNFLLPLFMGTISETDEQGDIIRLSVAAQTTGAALGPYILLRGWVLSELVVFLAITLMCILPLLSKRKVFTEKG
- a CDS encoding LysR family transcriptional regulator; protein product: MLNLEQLNAFIAAAEKGSFSAAARHIRKSQSSVSIGVSNLELDLGVTLFDRSTKYPTLTEQGERLYQQAKILLRQAERIESYAQGAVEQVEDQVTIALDPLVPLYTIDSTLEKMAQKFPFTQVKLVKLSGEHLSKAILNDEVSIGIGLPSKAVPDNLDFVNFYELEWTCVCSPDSKFADMELVDNETLIAERQIVCSSMIENGALSAITKMSQQIWQAYDQDDLIRLVEQGLGWAFLPKGLLDEKLAFGTLIEFMPEFQRSRMVSTVEITWRSNLQHGPVANFIIEELTK
- a CDS encoding DUF4156 domain-containing protein, encoding MALALVALTGCSANQLDGNAASIRIMDAEPQNCNFLGEVDSPQGNWWTADFTADRDILIGARNEAKNQAAALGANVIVLKKSVDNSNEGIEAYGSDKGAVISSTKGTYSSTVIGEAFNCPQS